The Deltaproteobacteria bacterium genomic sequence CGGCGCGCGCAGCACCATCTGGTACGGCGCCGTGCTTCGGGGCGACGTGGAGAGCATCCGGATCGGCAGCGAGACCAGCATCCAGGACAACACCGTCATCCACGTCGATTCCAGCGGCTTCTCCACCGTCGTCGGCGACCGCGTGACCGTGGGGCACAGCGTCGTCTTGCACGGCTGCCGCATCGGGGACGACGCGTTGATCGGCATCGGCAGCATCGTCCTCAACGGCGCCGAGGTCGGCGATGGGGCGATGGTCGGCGCGGGCAGCCTGGTCACGCCCGGGACGAAGATTCCCGCCGGCATGCTCGCGGTCGGGTCCCCCGCCCGGGTGAAGCGGGCGCTCACCGACGAGGAAAAGCGCCACGTGCAGGAGGGGGTCGAGCGCTACGTCCGGCTGGGACGGGAGCATCGCTGATGGCGCAGGTGCCCGCCCGCGTGGACAAGCCGGTGGCGCTGCGCGGCTCGCAGCTCTTGCGCGACTTCACCGACGTCGGCGTGAAGATCCTCGCGGAAATCGTCGAGCAGCGCAGCGTGGGGAAGGGCACCTACGCATTCAAGGCGGGCGAGAGCTCGGAAAAGCTCGCCTTCGTAGCCAAGGGCACGCTCCAGCTCCTGCCGGGTGACGGGGGCGGTGCGCTCGGCGAGGTAGTCTCCGGCGATACCGTCGGCGGCATGGCGCTGCTGGTCGTCGGAGAGCACGTCGTTTCCGCGCTGGCCGCGACCGACGTCGAGTTGCTCGAGCTCAATCGCGATGCCTTCGACGAGATGAAGCGCACCCACCCGCGAACAGCGCTCAACCTGACGCTCGCCCTGGCACACGACCTCGCCGAGCGGCTGCGCGAGGCGAAGGTGCCCCTGCGCGAGTTCCTCGTCTGGCAGATCGGCAAACGGCAGACCTAGTTTTGGGGGCGCGAGCGGCGGTGGCGCTCGAGCGATGAAGAAGAATGCCCGGGATCCACCGTGTGTTAGGCTGCGACGAACGTCGCAACTCCGGGGTGTGGCCTGAAAGACTGGCTCTTTCACTTCCTCACGAACTTCCACGGGCCTGCCGCGTACATCGGCGTTCTCTTCGTTCTCATTACTTGTGGCCTGGGAGTGCCGCTGCCGGAGGACGTGCCGCTCATCGCCGGCGGGTGGCTGATCGGGCGCAACGGGTCGCTGCCGCTGATGATGATCACGGGACTGGCCGGGATCCTGATCGGCGACAGCATCATCTTCCACGCGGGACAGACCTACGGGGAGCGGCTTCTGGATACGCGGCTCGGCCGCCATATCCCCGGTGAGCGAGTCCAGCGCGCCATCGCCCTCTTCGACAAGCACGGGGCGAAGTTCATCGTGGCCGCGCGCTTCGTTCCCGGGTTGCGCGCGGTGACCTATTTCGTGGCCGGGTCCACCGGCGTGCCGTACTGGAAGTTCATCACCTTCGACGGCATCGCCGCCTGCGTGTCCGCTCCGGCCTGGGTGTACCTGGGTTGGTACGCGCGCAAACACGGCCGCAAGATGCTGGACAAGGTGATGGCCTGGTCGGCGCAGGCGCAGCTGGTCGCGTTTGCCGTGATCATCGGCCTGACGGTGATCTACCTGGCGTACCTCACGCTGCGCCGGCGGTGGCGGCGCAAGCGCGGGCTGCCGGTGAGCACGCCCCCGATTCCGCTGCAGAGGGTCGAAGGCGGCCTGGAGCGGCCGGCCCAGCTCCGGCGTCGTTGAGGCCGGAGACTGGCATTGCCGCAGAGTGTCGTCGCCGTTACACTCGGCGGCTTACCGGAGAGAGGATGATCGATCCCAACGTGCCGCTGGCCCTCACGTTCGACGACGTTCTCCTGCTGCCTGCCGAGAGCGACATCCTTCCGCGGCAGGTCGATGTAAGTGCTCAACTCACCCGCAACGTCCGGCTCCGAATCCCGCTCGTCAGCTCGGCGATGGACACCGTCACCGAGGCGCGGACGGCCATCGCCATGGCGCAGGAGGGCGGCCTCGGGTTCATCCACAAGAACCTGACCATCCAGCAGCAGGCGCTGGAGGTGACCAAGGTCAAGAAGTACGAGAGCGGGATGGTGGTGGACCCGGTCACCATCGAGCCCGACGCGCCCGTCCACAAGGCCGTCGCGCTCATGCGGCAGCATGAAATCAGCGGCATCCCGGTGACGAAGAACGGCCGCCTGGTCGGCATCCTCACCAACCGCGATCTCCGCTTCGAGAAGAACCTCGACCAGAAGGTCGAGGCGATGATGACCCGCGAGCTGGTCACCTGCCGGGAAGGGATCACGCAGGACGAAGCGAAGGAGCTGCTCCACCGCAACCGCATCGAGAAGCTCCTGGTGGTCGACGACAAGTACCAGCTCAGGGGCCTCATCACCATCAAGGACATCGAAAAGACGCGGGCCCATCCCAACGCGGCGAAGGACGAAAAGGGCAGCCTGCTGGTGGGCGCGGCCGTCGGCGTGGGACCCGACCGCGACGAGCGGGTGCACGCGCTGCTGCAGGCAGGCGCCGACATCATCGCGGTGGACACCGCGCACGGGCATTCGCGCGCCGTGCTCGACGCCGTGCGCGACCTGAAGCGGAATTTCAAGGGTATCGAGATCGTCGCCGGCAACGTGGCGACGGGCGACGCGGCGTCGGCGCTGTGCGAGGCCGGAGCGGACGCGGTGAAGGTCGGCATCGGTCCGGGCTCCAT encodes the following:
- a CDS encoding Crp/Fnr family transcriptional regulator, which produces MAQVPARVDKPVALRGSQLLRDFTDVGVKILAEIVEQRSVGKGTYAFKAGESSEKLAFVAKGTLQLLPGDGGGALGEVVSGDTVGGMALLVVGEHVVSALAATDVELLELNRDAFDEMKRTHPRTALNLTLALAHDLAERLREAKVPLREFLVWQIGKRQT
- a CDS encoding DedA family protein, coding for MKDWLFHFLTNFHGPAAYIGVLFVLITCGLGVPLPEDVPLIAGGWLIGRNGSLPLMMITGLAGILIGDSIIFHAGQTYGERLLDTRLGRHIPGERVQRAIALFDKHGAKFIVAARFVPGLRAVTYFVAGSTGVPYWKFITFDGIAACVSAPAWVYLGWYARKHGRKMLDKVMAWSAQAQLVAFAVIIGLTVIYLAYLTLRRRWRRKRGLPVSTPPIPLQRVEGGLERPAQLRRR
- the guaB gene encoding IMP dehydrogenase, which gives rise to MIDPNVPLALTFDDVLLLPAESDILPRQVDVSAQLTRNVRLRIPLVSSAMDTVTEARTAIAMAQEGGLGFIHKNLTIQQQALEVTKVKKYESGMVVDPVTIEPDAPVHKAVALMRQHEISGIPVTKNGRLVGILTNRDLRFEKNLDQKVEAMMTRELVTCREGITQDEAKELLHRNRIEKLLVVDDKYQLRGLITIKDIEKTRAHPNAAKDEKGSLLVGAAVGVGPDRDERVHALLQAGADIIAVDTAHGHSRAVLDAVRDLKRNFKGIEIVAGNVATGDAASALCEAGADAVKVGIGPGSICTTRVVAGVGVPQITAIDSCVRAASRHGVPCISDGGIKYSGDIVKALAAGAHTVMIGSLFAGTEEAPGEVILFQGRSYKSYRGMGSMGAMKKGSRDRYFQDETEDMKLVPEGIEGRVPYKGPLAMNVFQLVGGLRSGMGYTGCHSIEELRTKAKFVRITAAGLRESHVHDVQVTQEAPNYRIEN
- a CDS encoding gamma carbonic anhydrase family protein yields the protein MIRPFGGKTPQLGDGVFVAPSASVIGDVAIGARSTIWYGAVLRGDVESIRIGSETSIQDNTVIHVDSSGFSTVVGDRVTVGHSVVLHGCRIGDDALIGIGSIVLNGAEVGDGAMVGAGSLVTPGTKIPAGMLAVGSPARVKRALTDEEKRHVQEGVERYVRLGREHR